CGCTGCACCTGAGATGATGCACCATGGAGACAAGCGGATACTTCGTACGCTGCTTCAGCAATCGGTTCAGGAGAAAGAGCGATGGATGATTCAGCTCATCCTGGATGAGGATATCCAGCCGCGCGGTGCTCAGTTTCTTGAGGAATCCGAATCGAAAATTGTCGAGAAGATGAACGCCGTACGTTCTCCAGGGAAGCGAGAACACCTCGACGGAATCGCCGCATGCACGGAAATGCTCTACGAGCATGCGGTCGTAGAGAAAGCCTCCGGTAACGATTCCAAGGTGACCGTATATTACCAGTCCTATTCTCAAGAGCGCTCTTTCCGAAAGGATGCCCAGGCGATCTCGTTTTCCCAGATCTTCACTGTTATCACAGTAATATTCTTTGCGCTGATTCTGGACGAGAAGGTATCACAAAAGATCCTGGACAGATGCTCTATGCTCGGGTTCAATCCCTGGAATTCAGGGAGTTCATTCAGAGTCTTGTCCCGATAGTACGAAACGAGTGCTTCCAACTGAGTCTCGATATCTACGATGTCCACGAGGTACCCGTGTTGGTCCAACTCGGCCCCTTCCAGTTGTACCTCTATGCGATAATGGTGTGAATGTCGCTGATTCTCAGCTCCCCAGTCCCCTCCAAAAAGGAAATGCTGTGCCACAAAGTCCCTCTGGACTGCTACCGAATACCCGGAACTGCTATGCATAATTTCCCCCATATTCCAAAATCACCTGGACTGCCTGCTCAGGATGCTTGTCCAGAATTTCATATGCTTCCGCTGCACGGTCGATCTTGAACCTGTGAGTAATAAGTTCAGCCGGCCGGACTGTGCTCAAAGCTGCTATCGCGGTTGTGAGTCTTCGTGCCTTCGTCCAGAGCCCCGTAAATTCAGGAGCCATGGTGCTAACCTGGCTGCTGATCAGCTTTATCCGCGCTCTGTGAAAACGACCTCCCAGATCCAGTTCTGCCTTCTTTTCTCCGTACCAGGAACCGACAACAATGCGGCCCCCTAATCCTGTGAGCGCTATGGCAGTGTCAAGGGCCTTTGGATTGCCCGAAAGCTCGTACACCAGGTCGGCCCCACCTTGCAGGCCATTCAAGCCGAGTAAATCCTGAATCTCAGGGAGAGTATGCCCGTCAGCCGGATCCAAAGACCGTGCACCCATCCCCCGGGATTTTTCTCGTCTTAACGGAAAATTGTCAAGACTCAGAAGCAGTCCAAGCGGCAGTTTCGCCAATAATCCCGCGGTGAGCAGCCCGACGACGCCTTGCCCTATGACTACGACCCTCTCGCCGATGAGCGGCTTACCGTCCATCAGGAAGCTTACAGCAGTTTCCATGTTCGGGATGAATGCGGCCTCTTCGGGATTCAGTGATTCGGGAAGAGAAATCAGATGCTCCGGTTTTGCGGTAAAATAACTCTCGTGAGGATTGAATGAGAATACCGATTTTCCTAGCCATTCCCGAGAAACCGACGCTCCGGTTTCAACAATTTCACCGACACATGCGTATCCGTATTTGAGCGGATAGGAGAAGGTGCCGCCAAGCGCGGGAATGGACTCGTCAATGGCCAGGTTTGCCGGCCATTGTCCTCGATAGACCAGCATTTCGGTCCCAGGGCTGATGGCCGAACATATGGTTTTGACAAGGACCTGATCGGACGCCATAATCGGAACAGGCTCTTCTCTCGGTTCTACCCGATACGGTTCCACAAAATGCACTGAAAGATTCTTCATACGGTCTCTGTTGAATTTGGGACTAGACCAGATCTCCCCATAAAATGAGATCTTCTCCCAACCACCGGTGTTGCGGATTCGAGACGCGCGGAAAATTCTCCGGTCCCGGCAATCCCAAGTCTTTGACAGCCCGCAAACCTCCGACCATTACCGGAGCGACGGTCAGGACAATGTAGTCGGCAAGTTTTTCGAGAAGAAAATTCGTTATGATACGTGAACCGCCTTCCACCATGAGACTCTTGAAACCCAGATTACCGAGATTGTTCAGCATCGCATGGAGGTCCACGAGATTCCTCGAGTTTCGCGGTACAGTGATCACCTCGGCTCCAGTGGCTTCGATAGCCTCGCGACGGACCTCGTCGTGTCCGGGCGCAGCGATAACGAGGGGGCGTCGGGAATCCTGGTTGAGCAAATTGCACTCCAGCGGAAGCCTGAGACGGCTGTCCACCACAATCGGTCTCGGACTGCTACCGTGAACCAGCCTCACATTCAGCCGAGGATTGTCCGAAAGCACCGTTCCGATGCCCACGAGAATAGCCTCATGAGCCGCTCTGAGTTGATGAGTGAGAGTAAGCGATTGTTGTCCGCTGAGAGGTAGTGCTTCGCCCGGCTTTGCGGATATGCATCCATCCAGACTCTGAGCATAACTGAGAGTGACAAACGGACGCCGAGTTCTTCTAAAATGATGCTCTGACAGAGCAGTAAGAGATTTTAAAAACTCCATGCAACAGTGAAGAAGAACTCCCATGGGATATGTGTAACCCGATCGACTGCAGATGCAGTTGCGATCTTCTGGAGCGGAACACTAGCATGATGTCGCACAACATACAAGATTGAACTGTCGACTGTTTTAATATGATCTCTGCTGAAATACGCAGAAGATGGTTGTGCGATGCCAAACTACGGCTCGTCTTTCATGCCGCTTTGCGAAATCCCGACAGAAATATCTGCTCTTCATTTCTCAGATACGCAGTCACGAAATTCAGGCGATCCATGTGGAATTAATGCCAATAAAACATTGACTTAGCTACAAATGGCATTACATCCTCAAAAACTTGAAAAAATGGGAAGCATAGCGTATTCTTGCGCGTTGACGTTTGACTGTCGGCACACAGATCGATGGCTAATAAAGGAGAACGTCCGTTGCTTCAGGGTACTGCGTTGCGTCTGCGACCGTGATCAAGTTGAAAAGGTTTTCTTATCCTGATGCAATGAAAAAGAAGGCATTTTGACAATGCTCAGGTCCGTCAGTCTTATTACCCGGTCGGAAGAAGAAACCATGGAAGTAGGAGCGGCTCTGGGCAGATTTTTGAGACCTGGCGATATGGTGTTCTTGATCGGCGAACTAGGATCGGGAAAAACAAGATTGGCGAAAGGTTTGATTGCCCAAGCCACCGGAGCCCCCCGGGAAGATGTGGTGAGTCCCACCTTCACGTTAATGAACCGGTTTGAGGGCGATTTCGACGTATACCACGCGGATCTCTATCGACTTGCTCCCGAACACGTTGAAAGCATAGGACTTGAAGATGCTTTGGATCAGGGTGGAGCCCTTCTTGTAGAATGGGCCGAAAGAATTTCCTGGACCGAAGACGATGCTCTGGTGGTCCGGTTCCA
The sequence above is a segment of the Desulfomonile tiedjei DSM 6799 genome. Coding sequences within it:
- a CDS encoding 6-pyruvoyl trahydropterin synthase family protein gives rise to the protein MHSSSGYSVAVQRDFVAQHFLFGGDWGAENQRHSHHYRIEVQLEGAELDQHGYLVDIVDIETQLEALVSYYRDKTLNELPEFQGLNPSIEHLSRIFCDTFSSRISAKNITVITVKIWENEIAWASFRKERS
- a CDS encoding zinc-dependent alcohol dehydrogenase; translated protein: MKNLSVHFVEPYRVEPREEPVPIMASDQVLVKTICSAISPGTEMLVYRGQWPANLAIDESIPALGGTFSYPLKYGYACVGEIVETGASVSREWLGKSVFSFNPHESYFTAKPEHLISLPESLNPEEAAFIPNMETAVSFLMDGKPLIGERVVVIGQGVVGLLTAGLLAKLPLGLLLSLDNFPLRREKSRGMGARSLDPADGHTLPEIQDLLGLNGLQGGADLVYELSGNPKALDTAIALTGLGGRIVVGSWYGEKKAELDLGGRFHRARIKLISSQVSTMAPEFTGLWTKARRLTTAIAALSTVRPAELITHRFKIDRAAEAYEILDKHPEQAVQVILEYGGNYA
- a CDS encoding RibD family protein, translated to MGVLLHCCMEFLKSLTALSEHHFRRTRRPFVTLSYAQSLDGCISAKPGEALPLSGQQSLTLTHQLRAAHEAILVGIGTVLSDNPRLNVRLVHGSSPRPIVVDSRLRLPLECNLLNQDSRRPLVIAAPGHDEVRREAIEATGAEVITVPRNSRNLVDLHAMLNNLGNLGFKSLMVEGGSRIITNFLLEKLADYIVLTVAPVMVGGLRAVKDLGLPGPENFPRVSNPQHRWLGEDLILWGDLV
- the tsaE gene encoding tRNA (adenosine(37)-N6)-threonylcarbamoyltransferase complex ATPase subunit type 1 TsaE: MLRSVSLITRSEEETMEVGAALGRFLRPGDMVFLIGELGSGKTRLAKGLIAQATGAPREDVVSPTFTLMNRFEGDFDVYHADLYRLAPEHVESIGLEDALDQGGALLVEWAERISWTEDDALVVRFQAPDRTDTRIIVLEWQDRSPWRERMPLILKEIPEGMKLDHESLSV